A genomic stretch from Vibrio coralliilyticus includes:
- the recJ gene encoding single-stranded-DNA-specific exonuclease RecJ, whose protein sequence is MIEIQRRPEVDLSLLSTDIAPLLKRIYISRGITSAQQLETTARALHSYQKLHGIDAAVELLFESIQSNQRIIVVGDFDADGATSSALSVLALRMLGSNNVDYLVPNRFEDGYGLSPEVVDQAIEIGAEVIMTVDNGVSSIDGVRYAKEQGLKVLVTDHHLPGHELPNVDAMVNPNLEECAFPSKALAGVGVAFYLMMALCVHMRKQGWFAEQGMAEPKLMELIDLVALGTVADVVPLDENNRILVHQGLQRIRAGKARPGIQALIEVAKRDARRLVAADFGFALGPRINAAGRLDDMSFGVELLMANNIHAARRMASELDGLNQTRKEIEEGMKQEAMAFCERLQFGDKDMPHGLVLFQRDWHQGVIGILASRIKEKFHRPVIAFADGGEGSIKGSCRSIPGLHMRDTLDRIDTQNPGLILKFGGHAMAAGLTIMEKDFERFAQLFDEAVKQELDDAALKGVILSDGELKPEEFSMHIAEMLRAGGPWGQAFPEPLFDGEFKVLHQKLVGEKHLKLMLEPLHKGQPTNIMIDGIAFNVDLRRWPDASVKTVRLAYKLDINEFRGNQSLQLMIDHIEAK, encoded by the coding sequence ATGATCGAAATTCAACGCCGGCCTGAGGTTGATCTCAGTCTGCTTTCCACCGACATTGCTCCACTTCTTAAGCGCATTTACATCTCACGTGGTATCACCAGTGCCCAGCAGTTAGAAACGACTGCGCGTGCATTGCATTCTTATCAAAAATTGCATGGTATTGACGCCGCGGTCGAGCTGCTATTTGAATCTATTCAGAGTAATCAACGTATTATTGTTGTCGGAGATTTCGATGCTGATGGGGCAACCAGCTCGGCTCTATCGGTGCTCGCATTGCGAATGCTTGGTTCCAATAACGTCGATTATTTGGTGCCGAATCGCTTTGAAGATGGTTATGGTCTTAGCCCAGAAGTCGTTGATCAGGCGATTGAGATTGGCGCTGAAGTGATCATGACGGTCGATAATGGTGTCTCTTCAATTGATGGTGTGCGATACGCCAAAGAGCAGGGGCTAAAAGTATTAGTTACTGACCACCACCTGCCGGGCCATGAGTTACCTAACGTCGATGCGATGGTCAACCCAAATTTAGAAGAGTGCGCTTTTCCTTCGAAAGCCTTGGCTGGCGTGGGAGTGGCGTTTTATCTCATGATGGCGTTGTGTGTTCATATGAGAAAGCAGGGATGGTTTGCCGAGCAGGGCATGGCTGAACCAAAATTGATGGAGCTGATTGATTTGGTGGCTCTGGGTACGGTTGCTGATGTGGTGCCATTGGATGAAAACAATCGTATTCTGGTTCACCAAGGTCTGCAGCGTATTCGTGCCGGCAAAGCACGACCTGGCATTCAAGCATTGATTGAAGTCGCAAAGCGAGATGCGCGTCGGTTGGTTGCTGCCGATTTCGGTTTTGCACTAGGTCCGCGTATCAACGCAGCTGGTCGCTTAGATGATATGTCGTTTGGTGTTGAGCTTTTGATGGCCAACAACATTCATGCTGCACGTCGTATGGCAAGTGAGCTGGATGGTCTGAACCAAACGCGTAAAGAAATTGAAGAAGGTATGAAGCAGGAAGCAATGGCTTTTTGTGAGCGTCTTCAGTTTGGTGACAAGGATATGCCTCATGGGCTGGTGCTGTTTCAGCGTGATTGGCACCAAGGTGTGATTGGTATTTTGGCATCTCGAATCAAAGAAAAGTTCCACCGACCTGTGATTGCCTTCGCCGATGGTGGTGAAGGGAGCATTAAGGGCTCATGTCGTTCGATTCCGGGCCTACATATGCGTGATACTCTCGATCGTATTGATACTCAAAACCCCGGCTTGATCCTCAAGTTTGGTGGTCACGCCATGGCAGCTGGCCTGACGATCATGGAAAAAGACTTCGAACGATTTGCTCAGTTGTTTGATGAGGCTGTGAAACAAGAGTTGGACGACGCCGCACTCAAAGGTGTGATTTTGTCTGACGGTGAGTTGAAGCCTGAAGAGTTTTCTATGCATATCGCAGAGATGCTTCGTGCTGGTGGACCTTGGGGGCAAGCTTTCCCTGAACCTCTGTTCGACGGTGAATTTAAAGTGCTTCATCAGAAATTGGTTGGCGAGAAGCACCTGAAGCTGATGCTGGAGCCTTTACATAAAGGTCAACCGACCAACATCATGATTGATGGGAT
- the dsbC gene encoding bifunctional protein-disulfide isomerase/oxidoreductase DsbC: MSVLRRVTLLTLPLLVAAQAVSAAEVKFDTAQLEERFAKLGLEVKKVAPADIDGLVEVQTSGGILFASPDGEYFLAGTLYKLDGNGQYEDVLAKRQAPINAAKIEAFKDSMIEFKAKDEKYVITVFTDITCGYCVRLHNQMKDYNDLGITIRYMAYPRQGATGSVADQMAAIWGSDEPQAAMHNGKVKREFPEKSKDFAKYQEIIKEHYTLGRELGISGTPAIFLPNGEMVGGYLPPEQMLQRLQQTQKS, translated from the coding sequence ATGAGCGTACTACGCCGAGTGACTCTACTTACGTTACCACTGCTTGTGGCAGCACAGGCAGTATCTGCAGCGGAAGTAAAATTTGATACAGCTCAGCTTGAAGAGCGTTTTGCCAAGCTAGGATTGGAAGTGAAAAAAGTGGCGCCTGCAGATATCGATGGTTTAGTCGAAGTGCAGACCAGTGGAGGAATTCTTTTTGCTTCACCAGACGGTGAATACTTTTTAGCAGGTACACTTTATAAGCTTGATGGCAATGGCCAATATGAAGATGTGCTGGCGAAACGTCAGGCGCCGATCAATGCGGCTAAAATCGAAGCATTCAAAGACAGCATGATCGAGTTTAAGGCTAAAGACGAGAAATACGTTATCACTGTCTTCACGGATATTACCTGTGGCTACTGTGTACGTCTTCATAACCAAATGAAAGATTACAATGATTTGGGTATCACTATTCGTTACATGGCTTACCCACGTCAAGGGGCAACGGGTTCTGTTGCGGATCAAATGGCAGCAATTTGGGGCTCGGACGAACCACAAGCTGCCATGCATAACGGTAAGGTGAAACGTGAGTTCCCAGAAAAGAGCAAAGATTTCGCCAAGTATCAGGAAATCATCAAAGAGCATTATACTCTTGGGCGTGAGTTAGGTATTAGTGGCACGCCAGCGATTTTCCTACCAAATGGTGAAATGGTTGGCGGCTACTTACCACCAGAACAGATGCTGCAACGCCTACAACAAACACAAAAATCGTAA